One window of Populus nigra chromosome 5, ddPopNigr1.1, whole genome shotgun sequence genomic DNA carries:
- the LOC133693245 gene encoding probable glucan 1,3-beta-glucosidase A gives MAYYLLVFPLLLLLCAPSPSLAQPFKAVNLGNWLVNEGWMDPSLYDGMPNNDLLDGTQVRFFSTRLQKFLCSENGGGTILVANRPSASDWETFRLWRINETYFNFRVFNKQFVGLEDQGNKVTAFSDTAGNPETFQIIRKNDDRSIARLQASNGQFLQAISETLVTADYVGSGWDDGDPSVFKMTIVNPNAIRGEYQLTNGYGPDRAPQVLQDHWNAYITDEDFRFMSANGLNAVRIPVGWWIACDPPPKPFVSGSLKALDNAFTWAQEYGMKVIVDLHAIQGSQNGNGHSGTRDGYQEWGDSNIQDTVAVIDFLAERYANNTSLAAIELMNEPMAPGISLDTLKKYYQAGYDAVRKYTQNAYVILSNRLGNADAKELLSFASSLHCVAIDVHYYNLFSDSFSNMNAQQNIDFIHNQRSSDLDTVTTANGPSIFVGEWTGEWEVNGASMEDYQNFAKAQIEVYGRAQFGWAYWAYKCAANHWSLKWMIENNYIKL, from the exons ATGGCTTACTATTTACTAGTCTTTCCTTTACTCTTGCTTTTGTGTGCTCCATCTCCTTCTCTTGCACAGCCGTTTAAAGCTGTGAATTTAGGAAATTGGCTCGTTAATGAAGGGTGGATGGATCCTTCTCTCTATGATGGGATGCCCAACAATGATCTCCTG GATGGAACTCAAGTGCGGTTCTTCTCCACAAGGCTACAGAAGTTCCTTTGCTCAGAAAATGGAGGTGGAACCATTCTTGTAGCCAATCGGCCCTCAGCCTCTGACTGGGAAACTTTCAGa TTGTGGAGGATCAATGAGACATATTTCAACTTTAGGGTGTTCAACAAGCAGTTTGTGGGGCTAGAGGATCAAGGAAACAAAGTAACAGCATTTTCAGATACTGCTGGAAACCCAGAAACATTCCAGATCATAAGGAAAAATGATGATCGGAGTATAGCTCGCCTCCAAGCATCAAATGGACAATTCCTTCAG GCAATATCAGAGACACTGGTAACTGCAGATTATGTAGGCTCAGGTTGGGACGACGGTGATCCATCAGTCTTCAAAATGACTATTGTCAATCCCAACGCCATACGAGGTGAATATCAGCTCACAAATGGTTATGGTCCAGACAGAGCCCCTCAAGTCTTGCAG GATCACTGGAACGCTTACATCACTGACGAGGACTTCAGATTCATGTCAGCAAATGGTCTTAATGCTGTCAGAATTCCAGTTGGATGGTGGATCGCATGCGATCCGCCGCCTAAACCTTTTGTTAGTGGCTCTTTGAAAGCCCTAGACAATGCTTTCACATGGGCACA GGAATACGGAATGAAGGTAATTGTTGATCTGCATGCGATTCAAGGTTCACAAAATGGCAATGGTCACAGTGGGACACGAGATGGGTACCAAGAATGGGGAGATTCCAACATTCAAGATACTGTGGCTGTCATAGATTTCCTTGCAGAGAG GTATGCCAACAATACAAGTCTTGCAGCAATCGAATTGATGAACGAGCCAATGGCCCCAGGCATCAGTCTAGACACCCTAAAGAAGTATTATCAAGCTGGATACGATGCCGTAAGGAAGTACACTCAAAATGCTTATGTGATCCTCTCCAATCGACTAGGGAACGCTGATGCAAAGGAGCTCCTCTCATTTGCAAGCAGTCTGCATTGCGTAGCCATTGATGTGCATTATTACAACCTATTCTCAGATTCATTCAGTAATATGAATGCGCAACAGAACATTGACTTTATCCATAATCAGCGGTCTAGTGATCTCGATACCGTGACCACTGCCAATGGTCCATCCATTTTTGTTG GGGAATGGACTGGAGAATGGGAAGTGAACGGAGCATCGATGGAAGATTATCAAAACTTTGCTAAAGCTCAAATCGAAGTCTACGGGCGTGCCCAATTTGGATGGGCATATTGGGCTTACAAGTGTGCCGCCAACCACTGGAGTCTAAAATGGATGATCGAGAACAACTACATAAAGCTCTAG
- the LOC133693246 gene encoding uncharacterized protein LOC133693246 — protein MKPTLKPLHIKQLFVSLVSSLGLGFETRAFPVTSRVSCSLLGSPQPQFNPGTAGVGQILIWELKVKVETVQQQKDFKKMAAAGGKASRSLKKAVVKHPAYASWGSVVNAQVKAKLTPSSKCNLGKFLGIRDPPASDISQLITRFIKLNNRQNPGMKKDVLSEEKLRTMLEGKERVGVSEIAKLLAQQFPKRR, from the exons ATGAAGCCCACATTGAAACCCTTACACATTAAGCAGTTATTTGTTTCCCTTGTCTCTTCACTTGGCCTTGGGTTTGAAACTAGAGCGTTTCCAGTTACGAGCAGAGTGTCTTGTTCTCTTCTTGGATCCCCACAGCCTCAG TTCAATCCTGGCACTGCAGGAGTCGGCCAAATTTTGATTTGGGAATTGAAGGTGAAGGTTGAAACAGTGCAGCAGCagaaggattttaaaaaaatggcgGCAGCAGGTGGTAAGGCAAGTAGAAGTTTGAAGAAAGCAGTAGTGAAGCACCCAGCCTATGCTTCTTGGGGGAGTGTTGTTAATGCCCAAGTCAAAGCCAAGCTGACACCATCCTCTAAGTGCAACTTGGGTAAATTTCTCGGGATTCGTGATCCTCCTGCCTCTGATATCTCCCAACTCATCACCAGGTTCATCAAGCTCAACAATCGTCAG AACCCTGGCATGAAGAAAGATGTTCTTTCAGAGGAGAAGTTAAGGACCATGTTGGAAGGCAAAGAGAGAGTTGGAGTTTCAGAGATCGCTAAATTGCTTGCCCAACAATTTCCTAAACGTCGCTGA